One Manihot esculenta cultivar AM560-2 chromosome 6, M.esculenta_v8, whole genome shotgun sequence DNA segment encodes these proteins:
- the LOC110618196 gene encoding zinc finger Ran-binding domain-containing protein 2, translating into MSWTGGDWMCPACQHINFKKREACQHCSYPKYGGPDPATFIYKRPGDWYCTAVNCGSHNYASRSSCYRCGATKNDYGYMYCSDGSVPPGWKNGDWICRRVGCGEHNYASRTECYKCKTPKDYGSGV; encoded by the exons ATGAGCTGGACAGGAGGAGACTGGATGTGTCCAGCTTGCCAACACATAAATTTCAAGAAAAGAGAAGCCTGCCAACATTGCAGCTACCCCAAGTATGGTGGCCCTGATCCAGCCACGTTCATATACAAGCGGCCAGGGGACTGGTATTGCACTGCCGTGAACTGTGGATCACATAACTACGCTAGTAGATCAAGCTGCTATAGATGTGGTGCAACGAAGAATGATTATGGTTACATGTACTGCTCTGATGGCAGTGTTCCTCCTGGATGGAAAAATGGTGATTGGATTTGCCGCAG AGTGGGATGTGGAGAACATAACTATGCTAGCAGAACAGAATGTTACAAATGCAAAACACCAAAGGATTATG GTAGTGGAGTTTAA